From one Streptomyces sp. CA-210063 genomic stretch:
- the rimP gene encoding ribosome maturation factor RimP — MSTTQSERLRELLEPLVRSQGLDLEEIAVDSVGRKRVLRVVVDSDEGADLDAVADVSRALSAKLDETDAMGQAEYTLEVGTPGAERALTEHRHYRRAVDRLVKFSLRDEGELTARILTVDDDGLDLEVPGVKGRKATTRRLAFEEIDKARVQVEFNRKDKKDMTEEEEA; from the coding sequence ATGAGCACCACCCAGAGCGAGAGGCTGCGAGAACTGCTGGAACCGCTCGTACGCTCTCAGGGCCTGGATCTCGAAGAGATCGCAGTGGACTCGGTCGGACGCAAGCGAGTGCTGCGCGTGGTCGTCGACTCGGACGAGGGCGCGGATCTGGACGCGGTCGCCGACGTGAGCCGCGCGCTCTCGGCCAAGCTGGACGAGACGGACGCGATGGGCCAGGCCGAGTACACCCTGGAAGTCGGTACGCCGGGCGCCGAGCGCGCCCTCACCGAGCACCGCCACTACCGCCGCGCCGTGGACCGCCTGGTGAAGTTCTCCCTCCGTGATGAGGGGGAACTGACCGCCAGAATCCTGACCGTGGACGACGACGGCCTCGACCTCGAAGTGCCCGGGGTGAAGGGCCGTAAGGCCACCACCCGCCGGCTCGCCTTCGAGGAGATCGACAAGGCCCGCGTCCAGGTCGAGTTCAACCGCAAGGACAAGAAGGACATGACGGAAGAGGAGGAGGCGTAG
- a CDS encoding proline--tRNA ligase, translating to MAKAPVQRMSQLMAKTLRDDPADAEVLSHKLLVRAGYVRRTAAGVWTWLPLGKKVLANVERIVREEMDAIGAQEVLLPALLPKEPYEATGRWDEYGPELFRLKDRKGGDYLLGPTHEEIFTLIVKDQASSYKDLPVILYQIQTKFRDEARPRAGILRGREFLMKDSYSFDTEDEGLAQSYALHRQAYQKVFERLGLDYRICAATAGAMGGSKSEEFLAPAGAGEDTFADCPACDFAANTEAITFELKPVDAEGVPALEEIPTPDTPTIETLAAHLGVPASATLKNLLVKVDGEIVAVGVPGDREVDMGKVEAHFAPAVVEMVTEADFAGRPDLVRGYVGPQGLGEKVTYIADPRVAPGTSWITGANKDGTHAKNVVAGRDFEVGAYVDVVVVQEGDPCPNCGTGLKLDRAIEIGHIFQLGRKYADALKLDVLGQNGKPVRVTMGSYGIGVSRAVAALAEQSADDKGLCWPAEVAPADVHVVAAGKALQTELALDVSEKLRTAGLRVLVDDRAGVSPGVKFTDSELIGVPKILVAGRRSAEGVLELKDRRTGEREELTVDEAVARLTTA from the coding sequence ATGGCGAAAGCACCGGTCCAGCGCATGTCCCAGTTGATGGCGAAGACGCTGCGCGACGACCCGGCGGACGCCGAGGTGCTCAGCCACAAGCTCCTCGTCCGCGCCGGTTACGTCCGCCGCACCGCGGCCGGCGTGTGGACCTGGCTGCCGCTCGGCAAGAAGGTCCTCGCCAACGTGGAGCGCATCGTCCGCGAGGAGATGGACGCGATCGGCGCCCAGGAGGTGCTGCTCCCCGCGCTGCTGCCGAAGGAGCCGTACGAGGCGACCGGCCGCTGGGACGAGTACGGCCCGGAGCTGTTCCGCCTCAAGGACCGCAAGGGCGGCGACTACCTGCTCGGTCCGACGCACGAGGAGATCTTCACGCTGATCGTGAAGGACCAGGCGTCCTCGTACAAGGACCTGCCGGTGATCCTCTACCAGATCCAGACCAAGTTCCGGGACGAGGCACGCCCCCGCGCCGGCATCCTGCGCGGCCGTGAGTTCCTGATGAAGGACTCGTACTCCTTCGACACGGAGGACGAGGGCCTGGCCCAGTCGTACGCCCTGCACCGCCAGGCCTACCAGAAGGTGTTCGAGCGTCTGGGCCTCGACTACCGCATCTGCGCGGCGACGGCGGGCGCGATGGGCGGCTCGAAGTCGGAGGAGTTCCTGGCCCCGGCCGGCGCCGGCGAGGACACCTTCGCGGACTGTCCCGCCTGCGACTTCGCGGCCAACACCGAGGCGATCACGTTCGAGTTGAAGCCGGTGGACGCCGAGGGCGTGCCCGCCCTCGAAGAGATCCCGACGCCCGACACCCCGACCATCGAGACCCTCGCCGCACACCTCGGCGTCCCGGCCTCCGCCACCCTCAAGAACCTCCTCGTGAAGGTCGACGGCGAGATCGTCGCCGTCGGCGTCCCCGGGGACCGTGAGGTCGACATGGGCAAGGTCGAGGCGCACTTCGCCCCGGCGGTCGTCGAGATGGTCACCGAGGCGGACTTCGCGGGCCGCCCCGACCTGGTCCGCGGCTATGTCGGCCCGCAGGGCCTGGGCGAGAAGGTCACGTACATCGCCGACCCGCGCGTGGCCCCCGGAACCTCCTGGATCACCGGTGCCAACAAGGACGGCACGCACGCCAAGAACGTCGTCGCGGGCCGTGACTTCGAGGTCGGCGCGTACGTCGACGTCGTGGTCGTCCAGGAGGGTGATCCCTGCCCCAACTGCGGCACCGGCCTCAAGCTCGACCGCGCCATCGAGATCGGCCACATCTTCCAGCTCGGCCGCAAGTACGCCGACGCCCTCAAGCTCGACGTCCTCGGCCAGAACGGCAAGCCCGTCCGCGTCACCATGGGCTCGTACGGCATCGGCGTCTCCCGCGCGGTCGCGGCCCTCGCCGAGCAGTCCGCCGACGACAAGGGCCTGTGCTGGCCCGCCGAGGTCGCCCCGGCCGATGTCCACGTCGTCGCCGCGGGCAAGGCCCTCCAGACCGAACTGGCCCTCGACGTCTCCGAGAAGCTGCGGACGGCCGGCCTCCGCGTCCTGGTCGACGACCGCGCCGGTGTCTCCCCGGGCGTGAAGTTCACCGACTCCGAACTCATCGGCGTCCCGAAGATCCTGGTCGCCGGCCGCCGCTCCGCCGAGGGCGTCCTGGAGCTGAAGGACCGCCGCACCGGCGAGCGCGAGGAACTGACGGTCGACGAGGCGGTCGCCCGCCTGACCACCGCCTGA
- a CDS encoding FAD:protein FMN transferase, producing the protein MTTVSTTSRPTAATDWRALGTSVRLVTTDPALLDSCNLLLARHLAEVDAACSRFREDSELSALNAAEGRPVKVSPLLAEALAVALRAAHVTDGAVDPTVGSAMEALGYDRDFTLVQEDDRPVRLSVKRVPGWSLVELDRATNTVTLPPGVSLDLGATAKAWAADKAAHTLARAADCGIMVSLGGDTAVAGETPAGGWRIRVQDETGPVDDLPTHGSHATVGIRSGGLATSGTTARRWRRGGHDLHHIVDPRTGRPTTTPWRTVSVAAATCADANAASTAALVKGETAVRWLSRLGLPARLVTHEGTAVTTPGWPSSVSTAEPSSPARSSPEPSSPACSSPARSSTALSSPVPAHPARPALEDEAEGRQTPHSPADNTPTPERTQPVRRLRTSPQGDKQGSGGAAPRVGTGRGGGGENPGPARTPKAEPTP; encoded by the coding sequence GTGACGACCGTGTCGACGACGTCCCGCCCCACGGCCGCCACGGACTGGCGGGCCCTCGGTACGAGCGTCCGCCTGGTCACCACGGACCCGGCCCTGCTCGACTCCTGCAACCTGCTCCTGGCCCGGCATCTGGCCGAGGTCGACGCCGCGTGCAGCCGATTCCGCGAGGACTCGGAGCTGTCGGCCCTGAACGCGGCCGAAGGGCGACCCGTGAAGGTCAGCCCGCTGCTGGCCGAGGCCCTGGCGGTGGCCCTGCGCGCCGCCCACGTCACGGACGGCGCGGTCGACCCCACGGTCGGCTCGGCGATGGAGGCCCTCGGCTACGACCGGGACTTCACCCTGGTCCAGGAGGACGACCGCCCGGTACGGCTCTCGGTGAAGCGGGTGCCGGGCTGGAGCCTGGTCGAACTGGACCGCGCCACGAACACGGTGACCCTCCCGCCCGGCGTCAGCCTGGACCTGGGCGCCACGGCCAAGGCCTGGGCGGCCGACAAGGCGGCGCACACGCTGGCCCGGGCCGCCGACTGCGGCATCATGGTCAGCCTCGGCGGCGACACGGCCGTCGCGGGTGAAACCCCGGCCGGCGGCTGGCGCATCCGCGTGCAGGACGAGACAGGCCCCGTCGACGACCTCCCGACCCACGGCTCCCACGCCACGGTCGGCATCCGCAGCGGCGGCCTCGCCACCTCCGGCACCACGGCCCGCCGCTGGCGCCGCGGCGGCCACGACCTCCACCACATCGTCGACCCCCGCACGGGCCGGCCCACCACCACCCCTTGGCGCACCGTCTCGGTCGCCGCCGCCACCTGCGCCGACGCCAATGCGGCCAGTACGGCGGCCTTGGTGAAGGGCGAGACCGCGGTCCGCTGGCTCTCCCGCCTGGGCCTGCCGGCGAGGCTGGTCACGCACGAGGGGACTGCCGTCACGACCCCGGGCTGGCCGTCGTCCGTCTCTACCGCCGAACCTTCCTCACCCGCACGTTCCTCACCCGAACCTTCCTCACCTGCATGCTCCTCACCCGCACGTTCCTCAACCGCACTTTCCAGCCCGGTCCCGGCACATCCAGCCCGTCCGGCGCTTGAGGACGAGGCCGAAGGCCGACAAACCCCCCACTCACCCGCGGACAACACACCCACCCCTGAACGCACTCAGCCCGTCCGGCGCTTGAGGACGAGCCCGCAGGGCGACAAGCAGGGGTCTGGGGGCGCAGCCCCCAGGGTCGGGACGGGAAGGGGCGGCGGGGGCGAAAACCCCGGACCCGCACGGACCCCGAAAGCCGAGCCCACCCCATGA
- a CDS encoding M50 family metallopeptidase: MTTLMFILGIVVFVIGLAFSIAWHELGHLSTAKMFGIRVPQYMVGFGPTIWSRKKGETEYGIKAIPLGGFIRMIGMIPPGADGRLEARSTSPWRGMIEDARAASFEELQPGDENRLFYTRKPWKRVIVMFAGPFMNLVLAVVIFLGVMMTFGAQTQTTTVSKVSDCVISASENRSKCKDSDKEAPAKAAGLEPGDKIVAFNGTPVEDWSSLQADIRDNPGKQVTLTVERKGQQVDLTPTLIKNQVSQTDGEGGYVQDKYVYAGWLGFTPASDILPLSFGESVNRMGDMMENGVESLLSLPSKVPALWDATFGDGEREADSPMGVVGAARVGGEIFTMDIPATQQLASFLILLAGFNLSLFLFNMLPLLPLDGGHIAGALWESLRRNAAKVLRRPDPGPFDVAKLMPVAYVVAGIFVCFTLLVLIADLVNPVRIS, from the coding sequence ATGACGACCCTGATGTTCATCCTCGGCATAGTCGTCTTCGTGATCGGCCTCGCGTTCTCGATCGCCTGGCACGAGCTGGGCCACCTGTCGACCGCCAAGATGTTCGGCATCCGCGTGCCCCAGTACATGGTCGGCTTCGGCCCGACGATCTGGTCGCGCAAGAAGGGTGAGACCGAGTACGGCATCAAGGCGATCCCCCTCGGCGGCTTCATCCGCATGATCGGCATGATCCCGCCCGGCGCGGACGGCCGACTCGAGGCCCGCTCGACCTCCCCCTGGCGCGGGATGATCGAGGACGCCCGCGCGGCCTCCTTCGAGGAGCTCCAGCCCGGCGACGAGAACCGCCTCTTCTACACGCGCAAGCCCTGGAAGCGCGTCATCGTCATGTTCGCCGGACCCTTCATGAACCTGGTCCTGGCCGTCGTGATCTTCCTCGGCGTGATGATGACCTTCGGCGCCCAGACCCAGACGACCACGGTCAGCAAGGTCTCGGACTGCGTCATCTCCGCCAGCGAGAACCGCTCCAAGTGCAAGGACAGTGACAAGGAGGCCCCCGCCAAGGCCGCCGGCCTGGAGCCCGGCGACAAGATCGTCGCGTTCAACGGCACCCCCGTCGAGGACTGGTCCTCCCTGCAGGCCGACATCCGCGACAACCCCGGCAAGCAGGTCACCCTCACCGTGGAGCGCAAGGGCCAGCAGGTCGATCTGACCCCCACCCTCATCAAGAACCAGGTCAGCCAGACCGACGGCGAGGGCGGCTACGTCCAGGACAAGTACGTGTACGCGGGCTGGCTCGGCTTCACCCCTGCCTCCGACATCCTCCCGCTGTCCTTCGGCGAGTCCGTGAACCGCATGGGCGACATGATGGAGAACGGCGTCGAGTCGCTGCTCTCCCTGCCCTCCAAGGTCCCCGCCCTGTGGGACGCCACCTTCGGCGACGGCGAGCGCGAGGCGGACTCGCCCATGGGCGTGGTCGGCGCGGCCCGCGTCGGCGGCGAGATCTTCACCATGGACATCCCCGCCACCCAGCAGCTCGCGAGCTTCCTCATCCTGCTCGCCGGCTTCAACCTCTCCCTCTTCCTGTTCAACATGCTCCCGCTCCTCCCGCTCGACGGCGGACACATCGCGGGCGCCCTGTGGGAGTCGCTGCGCCGGAACGCGGCCAAGGTGCTGCGCCGCCCCGACCCCGGCCCGTTCGACGTGGCGAAGCTGATGCCCGTCGCGTACGTGGTGGCCGGGATCTTCGTCTGCTTCACGCTCCTGGTGCTGATCGCGGACCTGGTGAACCCGGTGCGCATCTCATAG
- the ispG gene encoding flavodoxin-dependent (E)-4-hydroxy-3-methylbut-2-enyl-diphosphate synthase: MTAISLGMPSVPTKLAERRKSRQIQVGSVAVGGDAPVSVQSMTTTRTSDIGATLQQIAELTASGCQIVRVACPTQDDADALPVIARKSQIPVIADIHFQPKYVFAAIEAGCAAVRVNPGNIKQFDDKVKEIAQAANDHGTPIRIGVNAGSLDRRLLQKYGKATPEALVESALWEASLFEEHGFRDIKISVKHNDPVVMVNAYRQLAAQCDYPLHLGVTEAGPAFQGTIKSAVAFGALLSEGIGDTIRVSLSAPPVEEIKVGNQILESLNLRQRGLEIVSCPSCGRAQVDVYKLAEEVTAGLTGMEVPLRVAVMGCVVNGPGEAREADLGVASGNGKGQIFVKGEVIKTVPESKIVETLIEEAMKIAEQMEADGIASGEPTVAVAG, from the coding sequence ATGACTGCGATTTCTCTCGGCATGCCGTCCGTTCCGACCAAGCTCGCCGAGCGCCGGAAGAGCCGGCAGATCCAGGTCGGGTCCGTGGCGGTCGGTGGAGACGCCCCGGTGTCGGTCCAGTCGATGACCACCACGCGTACGTCGGACATCGGCGCCACACTGCAGCAGATCGCCGAGCTCACGGCCTCCGGCTGCCAGATCGTCCGCGTCGCCTGCCCCACGCAGGACGACGCCGACGCCCTCCCGGTGATCGCCCGCAAGTCGCAGATCCCGGTCATCGCCGACATCCACTTCCAGCCGAAGTACGTCTTCGCCGCCATCGAGGCCGGCTGTGCCGCGGTCCGCGTCAACCCCGGCAACATCAAGCAGTTCGACGACAAGGTCAAGGAGATCGCCCAGGCGGCGAACGACCACGGCACCCCGATCCGCATCGGCGTGAACGCCGGCTCCCTCGACCGCCGCCTCCTCCAGAAGTACGGCAAGGCCACCCCCGAGGCCCTGGTCGAGTCCGCCCTCTGGGAGGCCTCCCTCTTCGAGGAGCACGGCTTCAGGGACATCAAGATCTCGGTCAAGCACAACGACCCGGTCGTCATGGTCAACGCCTACCGCCAGCTCGCTGCCCAGTGCGACTACCCCCTCCACCTCGGCGTCACGGAGGCCGGCCCGGCCTTCCAGGGCACCATCAAGTCGGCGGTGGCCTTCGGCGCGCTGCTGAGCGAGGGCATCGGCGACACGATCCGGGTGTCCTTGTCGGCCCCGCCGGTCGAGGAGATCAAGGTCGGCAACCAGATCCTCGAATCCCTCAACCTCCGCCAGCGCGGCCTCGAAATCGTCTCCTGCCCCTCCTGCGGCCGCGCCCAGGTCGACGTCTACAAGCTCGCCGAAGAGGTCACGGCAGGCCTGACCGGCATGGAGGTCCCCCTCCGCGTCGCCGTCATGGGCTGCGTCGTCAACGGCCCCGGCGAGGCCCGCGAGGCCGACCTCGGCGTCGCCTCCGGCAACGGCAAGGGCCAGATCTTCGTCAAGGGCGAGGTCATCAAGACCGTTCCCGAGTCCAAGATCGTCGAGACCCTCATCGAGGAAGCGATGAAGATCGCCGAACAGATGGAGGCGGACGGCATCGCTTCGGGCGAGCCGACGGTGGCAGTAGCGGGCTGA
- the nusA gene encoding transcription termination factor NusA encodes MDIDMSALRGLVREKEISFDLLVEAIEAALLIAYHRTEGSRRHARVELNRETGHVTVWAKEDPEDLEEGQEARAFDDTPSDFGRIAATTAKQVILQRLRDAEDDATLGEYAGREGDIVTGVVQQGRDPKNVLVDIGKLEAILPVQEQVPGETYQHGLRLRSYVVRVAKGVRGPSVTLSRTHPNLVKKLFALEVPEIADGSVEISAIAREAGHRTKIAVRSTRSGLNAKGACIGPMGGRVRNVMAELNGEKIDIVDWSDDPAEMVANALSPARVSKVEVVDLAARSARVTVPDYQLSLAIGKEGQNARLAARLTGWRIDIRPDTEQPSE; translated from the coding sequence GTGGACATCGACATGAGCGCCCTGCGGGGCTTGGTACGGGAGAAGGAGATCTCCTTCGACCTGCTCGTCGAGGCGATCGAGGCGGCCCTCCTCATCGCCTACCACCGCACCGAGGGAAGCCGCCGCCACGCGCGCGTGGAGCTCAACCGGGAGACCGGCCATGTGACCGTGTGGGCGAAGGAGGACCCCGAGGACCTGGAGGAGGGGCAGGAGGCGCGCGCGTTCGACGACACCCCGTCGGACTTCGGGCGCATCGCCGCCACCACCGCCAAGCAGGTGATCCTGCAGCGACTGCGGGACGCGGAGGACGACGCGACGCTCGGCGAGTATGCCGGCCGCGAGGGCGACATCGTCACCGGAGTGGTCCAGCAGGGCCGTGACCCGAAGAACGTGCTCGTCGACATCGGCAAGCTGGAGGCCATCCTGCCCGTGCAGGAGCAGGTCCCCGGCGAGACGTACCAGCACGGCCTGCGGCTGCGGTCGTACGTCGTCCGGGTGGCGAAGGGCGTCCGCGGTCCGTCGGTCACCCTCTCGCGCACGCATCCCAATCTGGTGAAGAAGCTGTTCGCGCTGGAGGTGCCGGAGATCGCCGACGGGTCCGTCGAGATCTCCGCCATCGCGCGTGAGGCCGGTCACCGTACGAAGATCGCCGTTCGCTCCACCCGCAGCGGCCTGAACGCCAAGGGTGCCTGCATCGGCCCGATGGGCGGCCGGGTGCGCAATGTCATGGCCGAGCTGAACGGCGAGAAGATCGACATCGTCGACTGGTCGGACGACCCGGCCGAGATGGTGGCGAACGCGCTCTCCCCGGCCCGCGTCTCCAAGGTGGAGGTGGTGGACCTCGCGGCCCGCTCCGCGCGCGTGACGGTGCCCGACTACCAGCTGTCGCTGGCGATCGGCAAGGAGGGCCAGAACGCCCGCCTCGCCGCCCGCCTCACCGGCTGGCGGATCGACATCCGCCCGGACACCGAGCAGCCCTCGGAGTAA
- a CDS encoding ferritin-like domain-containing protein — protein MSGAELKAVQAALGAEHAAVYGYGVVGGKIGEARQSEAREAYDAHRARRDELTRAVRDLGGKPAVAAAGYALPFPVTDSDSAVRLAAELEERMAGVYSDLVRASEGDRRGTAAEALREAAVRAVRWRGGSVAFPGLAERAAGASPSVTPHT, from the coding sequence GTGAGCGGCGCGGAGCTGAAGGCGGTGCAGGCGGCGCTCGGGGCCGAGCATGCCGCCGTCTACGGGTACGGGGTCGTCGGCGGGAAGATCGGCGAGGCGCGGCAGAGCGAGGCGCGGGAGGCGTACGACGCGCACCGGGCCCGCCGGGACGAGCTGACCCGAGCCGTACGGGACCTGGGCGGCAAGCCCGCCGTGGCGGCCGCCGGGTACGCACTGCCGTTCCCGGTGACCGACTCCGACTCCGCCGTACGGCTCGCCGCGGAGCTGGAGGAGCGGATGGCCGGCGTGTACTCCGATCTCGTACGGGCATCCGAGGGTGACCGGCGGGGTACGGCGGCCGAGGCGCTGCGGGAAGCGGCGGTGCGGGCGGTGCGGTGGCGGGGCGGAAGCGTAGCCTTCCCTGGTCTCGCCGAGCGGGCGGCCGGTGCCTCCCCGTCGGTGACACCGCACACCTGA
- a CDS encoding YlxR family protein, with protein sequence MSGRTRARACPERTCVGCRQRAAKTELLRVVAIEDECVPDPRGTLPGRGAYVHPAQVCLDLGVRRRAFTRALRAPGALDTKALRRYVEQTTVAEQATP encoded by the coding sequence GTGTCTGGCCGGACGCGCGCCCGCGCATGCCCTGAACGCACCTGTGTGGGGTGCAGGCAGCGAGCGGCCAAGACCGAACTGCTGCGGGTCGTGGCGATCGAGGACGAATGCGTCCCCGATCCTCGCGGTACGCTGCCCGGCCGGGGTGCGTACGTTCACCCCGCCCAGGTCTGTCTCGACTTGGGCGTTCGCCGCCGGGCGTTCACGCGGGCGCTGCGTGCCCCGGGAGCGCTCGACACAAAGGCGTTGCGCCGATACGTGGAGCAGACAACAGTTGCCGAGCAGGCAACACCGTAA
- a CDS encoding GNAT family N-acetyltransferase, with amino-acid sequence MLTQTTTRVLEPSDLDAALAVLDRDPVANAFVTSRVQVAGLDPWRLGGEMWGWYEDGALTSLCYAGANLVPICATPRAVRAFADRARRAGRRCSSVVGPAESTAQLWQLLEPSWGPAREVRAHQPLMVTDRLPDPAEVTPDPYVRRIRKDEMDAIMPACVAMFTEEVGVSPMAGDGGLLYQARVAELVGSGRSFARLGPDGRVVFKAEIGAATPQACQIQGVWVAPEYRGQGLAAPGMAAVLRYALADVAPLVSLYVNDYNTAARRTYLRVGFQEVGAFMSVLF; translated from the coding sequence GTGTTGACCCAGACCACCACCAGGGTCCTCGAACCGAGTGACCTGGACGCCGCACTCGCCGTCCTGGACCGAGACCCCGTCGCGAACGCCTTCGTGACGTCCCGGGTCCAGGTCGCAGGCCTGGACCCCTGGCGGCTCGGCGGCGAGATGTGGGGCTGGTACGAGGACGGCGCCCTGACCTCCCTCTGCTACGCCGGCGCCAACCTCGTCCCCATCTGCGCCACCCCCCGCGCCGTCCGCGCCTTCGCCGACCGCGCCCGCCGGGCCGGCCGCCGCTGCTCCTCGGTCGTCGGCCCCGCCGAATCCACCGCCCAGCTCTGGCAGCTGCTCGAACCCAGCTGGGGCCCGGCCCGCGAAGTCCGTGCCCACCAGCCCCTCATGGTCACCGACCGGCTGCCCGACCCCGCCGAGGTCACCCCGGACCCGTATGTCCGCCGGATCCGCAAGGACGAGATGGACGCGATCATGCCGGCGTGCGTCGCGATGTTCACCGAGGAGGTCGGCGTCTCCCCGATGGCCGGCGACGGCGGCCTCCTCTACCAGGCCCGCGTCGCCGAACTCGTGGGCTCCGGCCGCTCCTTCGCCCGTCTCGGCCCTGACGGCCGGGTCGTCTTCAAGGCCGAGATCGGCGCGGCGACCCCCCAGGCCTGCCAGATCCAGGGCGTCTGGGTGGCCCCCGAATACCGGGGCCAGGGCCTCGCGGCCCCCGGCATGGCAGCGGTCCTCCGCTACGCACTGGCCGACGTGGCCCCTCTGGTCAGCCTCTACGTCAACGACTACAACACGGCGGCGAGGCGCACCTACCTGAGGGTGGGCTTCCAGGAGGTCGGCGCGTTCATGAGCGTCCTGTTCTGA
- a CDS encoding aminoglycoside phosphotransferase family protein produces MARKAFEDFEPPQRLVRALAETRRPGGGDGIGEWLEKLPELVQKAVDLRELTVERVQAPGGRSSLVLLVRLIDNTPAVLKLAPERARPESERAALAHWDGRGAVQLLNPGDSHGVLLLERLHPDLSVRSLPEAKALLEAAATLRRLWVEPPEAHVFETVAERTGRQAELMRFGSAGDGEAETLVDAALAVREELLADVPEERLLHGTFRQSKVLAGERLPWLAVGPDPVVGECAFDLARLVRDRVEDLIASPSGAAITRRRVKKLAESLDVDQERLRGWALFRAVESGVRARRVGRPRDAELLLEFAGWL; encoded by the coding sequence ATGGCTCGCAAGGCTTTCGAGGACTTCGAACCGCCGCAGCGGCTGGTGCGAGCGCTCGCCGAGACACGGCGGCCGGGCGGCGGCGACGGGATCGGCGAGTGGCTGGAGAAGCTGCCCGAGCTGGTTCAAAAGGCAGTCGATCTACGCGAGTTGACGGTCGAGCGGGTCCAGGCGCCCGGCGGCCGCAGCAGTCTGGTGCTCCTGGTCCGGCTGATCGACAACACGCCCGCCGTGCTCAAGCTGGCGCCCGAGCGGGCACGGCCGGAGAGCGAGCGGGCGGCCCTCGCGCACTGGGACGGGCGGGGTGCGGTGCAGTTGCTCAACCCCGGGGACAGCCATGGCGTGCTGCTGCTGGAGCGGCTGCATCCCGATCTGTCGGTGCGGTCGCTGCCCGAGGCGAAGGCGCTGCTGGAGGCCGCGGCGACGCTGCGGCGGCTGTGGGTCGAGCCGCCCGAGGCGCATGTCTTCGAGACCGTGGCCGAGCGGACGGGGCGCCAGGCCGAGCTGATGCGGTTCGGCTCCGCCGGTGACGGGGAGGCCGAGACCTTGGTCGACGCCGCTCTTGCCGTGCGGGAGGAGTTGCTGGCGGATGTGCCCGAGGAGCGGTTGCTGCACGGGACGTTTCGGCAGAGCAAGGTGCTGGCCGGGGAGCGGTTGCCGTGGCTGGCGGTGGGGCCGGATCCGGTGGTGGGTGAGTGTGCGTTCGATCTGGCGCGGCTGGTGCGGGATCGGGTCGAGGATCTGATCGCGTCGCCGTCGGGGGCGGCGATCACTCGGCGGCGGGTGAAGAAGCTGGCCGAGTCGTTGGATGTGGATCAGGAGCGGTTGCGGGGGTGGGCGTTGTTCCGGGCGGTGGAGTCCGGGGTTCGCGCCAGGAGGGTGGGGCGGCCTCGGGATGCCGAGTTGTTGCTGGAGTTCGCCGGGTGGCTTTGA
- a CDS encoding GNAT family N-acetyltransferase, which produces MRLPGHGQGHRPRPDDLVIGPLDLSAHVDEALAVQAVAFGLGPDEVAVRRQIVLRHMTYPGARALGATAAGHLVGFVYGMPNDRTHWWSTVVEPYLRALGHDHWLDDSFVITELHVHPRYQNRGVGRALITTITDSAAEPRSILSAIDVDSPARGLYGSLGYTDLARQVVFPSAPKPYAVMGAHLPLRRR; this is translated from the coding sequence ATGCGTCTACCCGGTCACGGACAAGGCCACCGCCCCCGCCCCGACGACCTCGTGATCGGCCCGCTCGACCTCTCGGCCCACGTCGACGAAGCCCTCGCGGTCCAAGCGGTAGCGTTCGGTCTGGGCCCCGACGAGGTAGCCGTACGCCGCCAGATCGTCCTCCGCCACATGACCTACCCGGGGGCGAGGGCACTCGGCGCCACGGCCGCAGGCCACCTCGTCGGCTTCGTCTACGGCATGCCCAACGACCGCACCCACTGGTGGTCCACCGTCGTCGAGCCCTACCTCCGCGCCCTCGGCCACGACCACTGGCTGGACGACTCCTTCGTGATCACCGAACTGCACGTCCACCCCCGCTACCAGAACCGCGGCGTCGGCCGTGCCCTGATCACCACCATCACCGACAGCGCGGCCGAACCCCGCTCGATCCTCTCCGCGATCGACGTCGACAGCCCGGCCCGCGGCCTCTACGGCTCCCTCGGCTACACCGACCTGGCCCGCCAGGTCGTCTTCCCCAGCGCCCCCAAGCCGTACGCCGTGATGGGCGCCCACCTGCCCCTGCGCCGCAGGTAG